One Myxococcaceae bacterium JPH2 DNA window includes the following coding sequences:
- a CDS encoding insulinase family protein yields the protein MPRRTPLFLLATLLVASTPGWAKGPAPAQKPAATASARAATKEPALSPVTSVEGITEYRLPNGLRVLLFPDPTKPTVTVNVTYFVGSKHEGYGETGMAHLLEHLMFKGTPTTTNVPQALTERGARPNGTTWLDRTNYYETLPASDDNLRWALGFEADRMVHSFIAKKDLDSEMTVVRNELESGENNPRGILFARVMSTAYLWHNYGKSTIGARADLEHVPIDRLQAFYRRYYRPDNAMVVVAGRFDEAKALAMVRDTLGKVPRPSTPVPATYTQEPTQDGEREVTLRRVGDTQLLTSVYHVPEGAHPEFATIDVLTEVLGDVPSGRLYKSLVETKQASRASAFNFQLRDPGVIGFSTELRQDQPLAPARDTLLKEVEEAARRPFTADEVTRAKTSLLKQVDLLLNNSERAAILLSEWAAIGDWRLLFLHRDRISEVKPEDVTRVAAAYLKPSNRTLGAFLPTPQPDRAELPSPVDVAKMVDGYQGRAKVAQGEAFDPSPANVEARVERGELPGGLRYAVLPKKTRGEMVNVVLELHWGTEETVRGRVDAAQYASRMLLRGTAKHSRQQLMDALDTLKARVSVDGSAIGASVSIECPRDHLSEVLKLIAEVFREPSFDANEFALLKQERLTALEAQRSTPETQGGIAFWRAMSPQYLKGHPYYVPTMDERLTGVKGTTLDEARAFYRDFYGASHGELAVVGDFDKQEVLAQVQSLLGDWKSRAPYARVPYSYVDVGAKAVTLETPDKANAYFLAGQSLSLRDDDADWPALTLGNFMLGGGFLNSRLATRVRQQEGLSYGVGSSVHANELDAVGSFVTYAIYAPENAAKLESAMREEISRATQQGFSSEELTKARAGLLEYRQTSRAQDGNLARQLASYLYFGRTLAFDAELERKLAKLTPDEVRRVMAARLSWDRVSTVKAGDFAGARKKAPASDSLPAAP from the coding sequence ATGCCGCGCCGCACCCCGCTCTTCCTGCTGGCCACCCTGCTCGTCGCCTCCACTCCTGGGTGGGCGAAGGGGCCTGCCCCCGCGCAGAAACCGGCCGCCACGGCCTCCGCTCGGGCAGCGACCAAGGAGCCGGCGCTGTCGCCCGTGACGAGCGTGGAAGGCATCACCGAGTACCGCCTGCCCAATGGCCTGCGCGTGCTCCTCTTCCCGGATCCGACCAAGCCCACCGTGACGGTCAACGTCACCTACTTCGTGGGCAGCAAGCACGAGGGCTACGGCGAGACGGGCATGGCCCACCTGCTCGAACACCTCATGTTCAAGGGCACGCCCACCACGACCAACGTGCCGCAGGCCCTCACCGAGCGCGGCGCGCGTCCCAACGGCACCACCTGGTTGGATCGCACCAACTACTACGAGACCCTGCCCGCCTCGGACGACAACCTGCGCTGGGCGCTCGGCTTCGAGGCCGACCGCATGGTCCACAGCTTCATCGCGAAGAAGGACCTCGACAGCGAGATGACGGTGGTCCGCAACGAGCTGGAGTCGGGCGAGAACAACCCGCGCGGCATCCTCTTCGCGCGCGTGATGAGCACCGCGTACCTCTGGCACAACTACGGCAAGTCGACCATTGGCGCGCGCGCCGACCTGGAGCACGTCCCCATCGATCGCCTCCAGGCCTTCTACCGGCGCTACTACCGGCCCGATAACGCGATGGTCGTGGTGGCGGGTCGCTTCGATGAAGCGAAGGCCCTCGCCATGGTGCGCGACACGCTCGGCAAGGTGCCGCGTCCCTCCACGCCAGTCCCAGCCACCTATACGCAAGAGCCCACGCAGGACGGCGAGCGCGAGGTGACGCTGCGACGCGTGGGCGACACGCAGCTGCTCACCAGCGTCTACCACGTGCCCGAGGGCGCCCACCCTGAGTTCGCCACCATCGACGTGCTGACCGAGGTCCTCGGCGACGTGCCGTCGGGTCGCCTCTACAAGTCGCTCGTGGAGACGAAGCAGGCCTCGCGCGCGAGCGCGTTCAACTTCCAGCTCCGCGACCCCGGCGTCATTGGCTTCTCCACCGAGCTGCGGCAGGACCAACCCCTCGCGCCCGCGCGCGACACGCTGCTCAAGGAGGTCGAAGAGGCCGCGCGGCGCCCGTTCACGGCGGACGAGGTGACGCGCGCGAAGACGAGCCTGCTGAAGCAGGTGGATCTGCTGCTCAACAACTCGGAGCGCGCCGCCATCCTGTTGTCCGAGTGGGCCGCCATCGGTGACTGGCGCCTGCTCTTCCTGCATCGCGACCGCATCTCCGAGGTGAAGCCCGAGGACGTCACGCGCGTGGCGGCCGCCTACCTCAAGCCCTCCAACCGCACGTTGGGGGCCTTCCTCCCCACGCCCCAGCCCGACCGCGCCGAGCTGCCTTCGCCCGTGGACGTGGCGAAGATGGTGGACGGCTACCAGGGCCGCGCGAAGGTGGCGCAAGGCGAGGCGTTCGACCCCTCCCCCGCCAACGTGGAGGCGCGCGTCGAGCGCGGCGAACTGCCCGGAGGACTGCGCTACGCCGTGCTGCCGAAGAAGACGCGCGGCGAGATGGTGAACGTGGTGCTCGAGCTGCACTGGGGCACCGAGGAGACCGTGCGGGGCCGAGTGGACGCGGCGCAGTACGCGAGCCGCATGCTCCTGCGCGGCACCGCGAAGCACTCGCGTCAGCAGCTCATGGACGCGCTGGACACCTTGAAGGCGCGCGTGTCCGTCGATGGATCCGCCATCGGAGCGAGCGTCTCCATCGAGTGTCCGCGCGACCACCTCTCCGAGGTGCTGAAGCTCATCGCCGAAGTGTTTCGCGAGCCCTCTTTCGACGCCAACGAGTTCGCCCTGCTGAAGCAGGAGCGCCTCACCGCGCTCGAAGCGCAGCGCAGCACTCCCGAGACCCAGGGCGGCATCGCGTTCTGGCGCGCGATGTCACCGCAGTACCTGAAGGGGCACCCGTACTACGTGCCCACGATGGACGAGCGGCTGACCGGGGTGAAGGGCACGACGCTGGACGAGGCGCGGGCCTTCTACCGAGACTTCTACGGCGCCTCGCACGGCGAGCTCGCGGTGGTGGGCGACTTCGACAAGCAAGAGGTGCTCGCGCAGGTGCAGTCCCTGTTGGGGGATTGGAAGAGCCGCGCTCCCTACGCGCGTGTCCCCTACTCCTACGTGGACGTGGGCGCCAAGGCCGTGACGCTGGAGACGCCAGACAAGGCCAACGCGTACTTCCTCGCGGGGCAATCCCTCTCCTTGCGCGACGATGACGCGGACTGGCCCGCGCTGACGCTGGGCAACTTCATGCTCGGCGGGGGCTTCCTCAACTCACGCCTGGCCACGCGCGTGCGCCAGCAGGAAGGCCTCTCATACGGCGTGGGCAGCAGTGTCCACGCGAACGAGCTGGACGCGGTGGGCAGCTTCGTCACCTATGCCATCTACGCCCCGGAGAACGCGGCGAAGCTGGAGTCCGCGATGCGCGAGGAGATCTCCCGCGCGACGCAGCAAGGCTTCTCCTCCGAGGAGCTGACCAAGGCGCGCGCGGGCCTCTTGGAGTATCGGCAGACGTCGCGAGCCCAGGACGGGAACCTCGCGCGGCAGCTCGCCAGCTACCTGTACTTCGGCCGCACACTCGCCTTCGACGCGGAGCTGGAGCGCAAGCTCGCGAAGCTGACGCCAGACGAGGTCCGCCGGGTCATGGCGGCGCGTCTGAGCTGGGACCGCGTCTCCACCGTGAAGGCCGGCGACTTCGCCGGGGCGCGCAAGAAGGCGCCCGCGTCGGACTCGCTCCCCGCCGCGCCGTAA
- a CDS encoding macro domain-containing protein produces MPVAVMDGDLLEQPVDAIVNAWNRNIIPWWLLLPQGVSGAIKRRGGTEPFRELARVGPMPLGSAVVTGPGRLPFRGIIHVAGIDLLWRASTRSIQDSVRNALARAREHGFGSVAFPVIGSGSGRFDEARALALMQEAMRDADTASLDTRIIRYRAP; encoded by the coding sequence ATGCCCGTCGCCGTGATGGATGGAGACCTGCTCGAACAGCCGGTGGATGCGATTGTCAATGCGTGGAATCGCAACATCATCCCCTGGTGGTTGTTGTTGCCCCAGGGTGTGTCCGGCGCCATCAAACGCCGCGGCGGCACCGAGCCCTTTCGTGAGCTGGCCCGCGTGGGGCCCATGCCGCTCGGCTCGGCGGTGGTGACGGGGCCGGGACGTCTGCCTTTTCGCGGCATCATCCACGTCGCCGGAATCGACCTGCTGTGGCGCGCCTCAACGCGCTCCATCCAGGACTCGGTCCGCAATGCCTTGGCCCGCGCGCGTGAGCATGGCTTTGGCTCGGTGGCGTTCCCCGTCATCGGCTCGGGTTCGGGCCGCTTCGATGAGGCGCGTGCGCTCGCGCTCATGCAGGAGGCGATGCGGGACGCGGACACCGCGTCGCTCGACACGCGCATCATCCGCTACCGCGCGCCGTGA